From a single Paraburkholderia sp. FT54 genomic region:
- a CDS encoding metallophosphoesterase, producing MRRSSFFVRIILIGILLHIYVGLRLIPDMPIDSTGRWLCALWLVLSIFLIPLGMLARTIKQQPLGDRLAWVGLLAMGFFSSLLVLTFVRDLVLASLLTVDAIWPNTVAIAHWRTGSAAAVPLLALLSTLVGLFNARRRAKVVTIEVPIDDLPAALEGFTIVQISDIHVGPTIKRRYVDAIVDAVNRLKPDLIAVTGDIVDGSVPQLTKHTQPLSRLSARHGAFLVTGNHEYYAGANAWIDEFRRLGLNVLLNEHVIVDHDGARAVIAGVTDYSAGHHDPAHRSDPVAALAGAPGDVLIKVLLAHQPRSAEAAAAAGFTLQLSGHTHGGQFFPWNFFVRFQQPFTAGLARLNGLWVYTSRGTGYWGPPKRLGAPSEITRLRLVPGEPD from the coding sequence ATGCGCCGCTCATCGTTTTTTGTTCGCATCATCCTGATTGGCATCCTGCTACATATCTACGTAGGCTTGCGTCTGATTCCCGACATGCCGATCGATTCCACCGGCCGTTGGCTCTGTGCGTTGTGGCTCGTGCTGTCGATCTTTCTGATTCCGCTCGGCATGCTGGCGCGTACGATCAAACAACAGCCGCTCGGCGACCGGCTCGCGTGGGTCGGTCTACTGGCGATGGGTTTCTTCTCGTCACTGCTGGTCCTGACTTTCGTGCGCGACCTCGTGCTCGCGTCGCTTCTGACCGTCGATGCAATCTGGCCCAACACCGTCGCCATCGCGCACTGGCGAACCGGCTCAGCGGCGGCTGTGCCGTTGCTCGCGCTGCTCTCCACGCTCGTGGGCCTCTTCAACGCTCGCCGCCGCGCCAAGGTGGTGACGATCGAAGTACCGATCGACGACTTGCCAGCCGCGCTCGAAGGCTTCACGATCGTGCAGATCAGCGACATTCACGTGGGCCCGACCATCAAACGCCGCTATGTCGACGCAATCGTCGACGCGGTGAATCGCCTCAAGCCAGATCTGATCGCCGTCACGGGCGATATCGTGGACGGCAGCGTGCCGCAATTGACCAAACACACGCAACCGCTGTCACGGTTGAGCGCGCGCCATGGTGCTTTTCTCGTTACCGGCAATCACGAGTACTACGCGGGCGCCAACGCCTGGATCGATGAATTCCGGCGCCTGGGACTGAACGTCCTGCTGAACGAGCACGTGATCGTGGACCACGATGGCGCACGCGCCGTGATTGCCGGCGTGACCGATTATTCGGCAGGCCATCATGATCCGGCGCACCGCAGCGATCCGGTCGCGGCGCTGGCAGGCGCGCCTGGCGACGTGCTGATCAAGGTGCTGCTCGCCCACCAGCCGCGCTCAGCCGAAGCCGCCGCCGCAGCCGGTTTCACGCTGCAGCTATCCGGCCACACGCATGGCGGCCAGTTCTTCCCATGGAATTTCTTCGTGCGGTTTCAGCAGCCGTTCACCGCTGGTCTCGCGCGGCTGAACGGGCTATGGGTGTACACGAGCCGGGGCACCGGCTACTGGGGACCGCCGAAGCGTTTGGGCGCGCCGTCCGAAATCACGCGCTTGCGCCTTGTGCCCGGCGAGCCCGATTAA
- a CDS encoding MgtC/SapB family protein encodes MTNEFVWRLLAAFACGVAIGLERQMRQRNAGLRTITLVASGACLFVTLGVLTGNGTAGITQIAAYVVSGVGFLGGGVIMRDKGSIQGINTAATLWCSAAVGVLCGAGHYGPALAGTLVVLLTNTVLREVSRMINATPVSNADLVREYVLTIVCREADEIHIRTAVSNSMYSTPLSFQSLTSEDVENEPGRIRVTATLKMHPKDQSKLEQMASRISMEKSVSSVSWTAREAEPTPE; translated from the coding sequence ATGACAAATGAATTCGTCTGGCGGCTTCTCGCCGCCTTCGCCTGCGGCGTTGCGATCGGCCTCGAACGGCAGATGCGTCAGCGCAATGCCGGCCTGCGCACCATCACGCTGGTCGCGAGCGGCGCGTGCCTGTTCGTCACGCTCGGCGTGCTGACCGGCAACGGCACGGCGGGCATCACCCAGATCGCCGCGTATGTGGTCTCCGGCGTCGGCTTTCTCGGCGGCGGCGTGATCATGCGCGACAAGGGTTCCATTCAGGGGATCAACACCGCGGCGACCTTGTGGTGCTCGGCCGCGGTGGGCGTTCTGTGCGGCGCGGGTCATTACGGGCCGGCGCTCGCCGGCACCCTGGTCGTGCTGCTGACCAATACCGTGCTGCGCGAAGTCAGCCGTATGATCAACGCGACGCCGGTATCCAACGCCGACCTGGTCCGCGAATACGTGTTGACGATCGTCTGCCGGGAAGCCGACGAGATTCACATTCGTACCGCCGTCTCCAACTCCATGTATTCGACGCCGCTGTCGTTTCAAAGCCTGACGAGCGAGGACGTCGAAAACGAGCCGGGGCGCATTCGTGTGACGGCAACCCTGAAGATGCATCCCAAGGATCAGTCGAAGCTCGAACAGATGGCCAGCCGCATCAGCATGGAAAAGAGCGTCTCCAGCGTCAGCTGGACCGCCAGAGAAGCGGAGCCGACGCCGGAGTAA
- a CDS encoding GlsB/YeaQ/YmgE family stress response membrane protein gives MEHGIIAWLIIGAIAGWLAGVLVKGGGFGLIVDIIVGIVGAFIGGWLAGVLHISLGGGWIGSIITAVIGAVILLFLVRLVRRGA, from the coding sequence ATGGAACACGGCATCATTGCATGGCTTATCATCGGCGCGATCGCTGGCTGGCTGGCAGGCGTGCTCGTCAAGGGCGGCGGCTTCGGTCTGATCGTCGACATCATTGTCGGGATTGTCGGCGCGTTCATCGGCGGCTGGCTCGCCGGCGTGCTGCACATTTCGCTGGGCGGCGGCTGGATCGGTTCGATCATCACGGCGGTGATCGGCGCGGTCATTCTGCTGTTTCTTGTCCGGCTCGTCCGACGAGGCGCCTGA
- a CDS encoding acetyl-CoA hydrolase/transferase family protein yields MYQDRIRCAELRAKITSAAEAALLIQDGMCVGASGFTRAGDAKAVPVALAERTRQEGKPLRITLMTGASLGHDVDRTLTEAHVLARRLPFQVDKTLRDAINRGEVMFVDQHLSETVEMLRANQLGKLDVAIIEATAITESGGIVPTTSVGNSASFAILADKVIVEINLAQPLALEGLHDIWIPGRRPHREPLPIVRPQDRVGTPAIEIPLEKIAAIVITDMADSSSTVLPADTETESIAGHLIEFFQHEVSRGRMPKRLPPLQAGIGTIANAVRAGFVDSPFDAFEIYSEVLQDSTFDLLDAGKVTFASGASITLSAARQAQVFGELERYRDRLVLRPQEVSNHPEVIRRLGLIALNTALEFDIYGNVNSTHVGGTHMMNGIGGSGDFARNASCAIFATKSMAKGGRISSIVPMVPHCDHNEHDVDVVVTEQGLADLRGLAPRERATLIIENCVHPLYRDLLRDYYGQALKGGGQTPHQLDQAFAWHTRLRDTGSMLPANKAEL; encoded by the coding sequence ATGTACCAAGACCGGATTCGCTGCGCCGAGCTGCGCGCAAAAATCACATCAGCCGCCGAGGCGGCACTTCTGATTCAGGACGGCATGTGTGTCGGCGCGAGCGGCTTCACGCGCGCGGGCGACGCCAAGGCCGTCCCGGTTGCGCTTGCCGAACGCACGCGTCAGGAAGGCAAGCCGCTGCGCATTACGTTGATGACCGGCGCATCGCTCGGTCACGATGTGGACCGTACGCTCACCGAGGCGCACGTGCTGGCTCGCCGCTTGCCGTTTCAGGTGGACAAGACGCTTCGCGACGCCATCAATCGCGGCGAAGTCATGTTCGTCGATCAGCATCTGTCTGAAACGGTCGAGATGCTGCGCGCCAACCAGCTCGGCAAACTCGACGTCGCCATTATCGAAGCCACTGCGATCACGGAGAGCGGCGGCATTGTGCCGACCACGTCGGTTGGCAATTCGGCGAGTTTCGCGATTCTCGCCGACAAGGTCATCGTCGAAATCAATCTTGCGCAGCCGCTCGCGCTCGAAGGATTGCACGACATCTGGATTCCGGGCCGCAGGCCGCATCGCGAGCCGCTGCCGATCGTTCGTCCGCAAGACCGGGTCGGCACGCCGGCCATCGAGATTCCGCTCGAGAAGATCGCGGCGATCGTCATCACCGATATGGCGGACAGTTCGTCGACGGTGCTGCCGGCGGATACCGAGACCGAATCGATCGCCGGTCATCTGATTGAGTTTTTTCAGCACGAAGTATCGCGCGGACGTATGCCTAAGCGCTTGCCGCCTTTGCAGGCAGGCATCGGCACGATCGCCAACGCCGTGCGGGCCGGTTTCGTCGATTCGCCTTTCGACGCGTTCGAAATTTATTCAGAAGTGCTGCAGGATTCGACCTTCGATCTGCTGGATGCCGGCAAGGTGACATTCGCCTCCGGCGCGTCGATCACGTTGTCGGCCGCGCGCCAGGCGCAGGTGTTCGGCGAACTCGAACGCTATCGCGATCGTCTCGTGTTGCGTCCGCAAGAAGTCAGCAACCATCCCGAAGTGATTCGCCGGCTCGGTCTGATCGCGTTGAATACCGCGCTCGAATTCGACATTTACGGCAACGTGAATTCAACGCATGTGGGCGGCACACACATGATGAACGGCATCGGCGGTTCGGGCGACTTCGCGCGTAACGCGTCGTGCGCGATTTTCGCGACCAAGTCGATGGCAAAGGGCGGCCGCATTTCGAGCATCGTGCCGATGGTGCCGCATTGCGATCACAACGAACACGACGTGGACGTGGTGGTGACGGAGCAGGGGCTCGCCGATTTGCGCGGCCTCGCGCCGCGCGAACGCGCCACGCTGATCATCGAAAATTGCGTGCATCCGCTGTATCGCGATCTGCTGCGCGACTACTACGGGCAAGCATTGAAGGGAGGCGGGCAAACGCCGCATCAATTAGATCAGGCGTTCGCCTGGCATACGCGGCTGCGTGATACCGGCTCGATGTTGCCGGCGAATAAGGCGGAGCTCTAA
- a CDS encoding FUSC family protein translates to MKREHAIEPTAESRREWGVMLQTLGPAVRDWATSEGLVWLHLFKTVTAGLLALGIAMLLDLPQPRIAMTTVFVLMQPFSGMVLAKSFYRILGTAVGTVAALVLGALFVQQPELYMLGMIGWVSACIAAAGRYRHFRWYGFVLAGYTAALIGIPNVTVPHDLFLAALTRAAEVAVGIVTSSAVSALIVPQRSSLALRHALQIRYRNFTAFTADVLARGIVRGQFERRFAVLVDEIVGFEATRTFAAFEDPAMRSRSQHLGRLNGEFMDACARLHALHQLLKRLRVNGSAPIVAAISPYFRELAALMAPQFEAAVDASRMAARLQHFQASLPRRVRETRRPLEGAPTESLADYDTAAELLYRFVDEWIRYSQTYASLTRRKLGSHPRVSSRYVSKTNSFVVALTFIRSAVVMAIAGWFWITTDWPSGGLAVIGAALACALTSTAPNPSRMAVQMAVGTVFATLTGYLFTCYVYPNIDGFALLCMMLAPVLAFGAFIATRKLAAGYGIGFSVFFCLLAGPDNVVTYAPDLLINNGIALTASILLAALVFAVVFPADMPWLIEKIMGDLRAQVVSACKDELPGLNQRFQSSTHDLTSQLRMLLTRRSRRRRDALRWMLATLEVGHAVIDLRNEAARADYVHALHPRWTSTVERTRDDLARLFERPDTRGLERALISVRAATWIAQDVLQTVHDDRDRRHDLQRILSCLHFIRTALLDKDAPFNAR, encoded by the coding sequence ATGAAACGCGAACATGCGATCGAACCGACGGCGGAATCCCGCCGCGAGTGGGGCGTCATGTTGCAAACGCTCGGTCCGGCTGTTCGGGATTGGGCGACCAGCGAGGGTCTGGTCTGGTTGCATCTGTTCAAAACGGTTACCGCAGGGCTGTTGGCGTTGGGCATTGCGATGCTGCTGGATCTGCCACAGCCGCGCATCGCGATGACCACCGTGTTCGTGCTGATGCAGCCGTTCAGCGGAATGGTGCTCGCCAAGAGTTTCTACCGGATTCTCGGGACCGCGGTGGGCACGGTCGCTGCGCTGGTGCTTGGCGCACTGTTCGTCCAGCAGCCCGAGTTGTACATGCTCGGCATGATCGGCTGGGTGAGCGCCTGCATTGCGGCAGCGGGCCGGTATCGGCATTTCAGATGGTACGGCTTCGTGCTAGCGGGTTACACCGCTGCGCTGATCGGCATCCCGAACGTGACGGTGCCTCACGACCTGTTTCTGGCGGCGCTCACGCGCGCGGCGGAAGTAGCGGTCGGCATCGTGACCTCGAGCGCGGTCAGTGCGCTGATCGTGCCGCAACGATCCAGCCTTGCACTGCGGCACGCGTTACAAATCCGGTACAGAAATTTTACTGCGTTCACTGCCGATGTGTTGGCTCGCGGCATCGTCCGTGGCCAGTTCGAGCGGCGCTTTGCGGTTCTCGTCGACGAAATCGTCGGGTTCGAGGCGACGCGCACTTTTGCCGCCTTCGAAGATCCGGCCATGCGTTCGCGCAGCCAGCATCTCGGCCGTCTGAACGGCGAGTTCATGGACGCCTGCGCGCGGCTGCATGCACTGCATCAACTGCTCAAGCGTCTGCGCGTGAACGGATCGGCGCCGATCGTCGCGGCGATCAGCCCATACTTCCGCGAGCTGGCCGCACTCATGGCACCGCAGTTCGAGGCCGCTGTGGATGCATCGCGCATGGCCGCCCGCTTGCAGCACTTTCAGGCGAGCTTGCCACGGCGAGTGCGCGAGACGAGAAGGCCGCTGGAAGGGGCGCCCACCGAATCGCTGGCCGACTACGATACGGCGGCAGAACTGCTGTACCGTTTCGTCGATGAATGGATTCGCTACTCGCAGACCTACGCATCTCTGACGCGACGCAAGCTGGGCAGCCACCCACGGGTCAGCAGCCGGTATGTAAGCAAAACGAACAGCTTTGTCGTCGCGTTGACTTTTATCCGCTCGGCTGTGGTCATGGCGATCGCAGGCTGGTTCTGGATCACGACAGACTGGCCGAGCGGTGGCCTTGCGGTCATCGGCGCGGCGCTGGCGTGCGCGCTGACATCCACGGCGCCGAACCCGTCCAGGATGGCCGTGCAGATGGCGGTCGGCACCGTGTTCGCGACCTTGACCGGCTACCTGTTCACTTGCTACGTGTATCCCAACATTGACGGTTTTGCGCTGCTTTGCATGATGCTGGCGCCGGTGCTCGCGTTCGGCGCGTTCATCGCCACGCGCAAGCTCGCGGCGGGGTATGGAATCGGCTTTTCGGTGTTCTTCTGTCTGCTTGCCGGACCTGACAACGTCGTCACCTACGCGCCGGATCTGCTGATCAACAACGGCATTGCGCTTACTGCGTCGATACTGTTGGCGGCGCTTGTCTTCGCGGTCGTTTTCCCCGCGGATATGCCTTGGCTCATCGAGAAAATCATGGGCGATTTGCGCGCGCAAGTCGTGTCCGCGTGCAAGGACGAACTGCCGGGGCTCAATCAACGTTTTCAGTCGAGCACACACGACCTGACTTCCCAGTTGCGCATGCTGTTGACGCGACGCTCCCGGCGCCGTCGCGATGCCTTGCGCTGGATGCTCGCGACGCTCGAAGTGGGTCACGCCGTGATCGATCTGCGCAATGAAGCAGCGCGCGCCGATTACGTGCACGCACTACATCCGCGCTGGACCAGCACCGTCGAGCGCACGCGCGACGACCTCGCGCGGCTCTTTGAGCGGCCCGACACGCGCGGTCTGGAGCGCGCGCTGATATCCGTGCGCGCGGCCACGTGGATTGCGCAGGACGTGCTGCAAACGGTTCATGACGATCGCGACAGGCGTCACGACCTGCAGCGCATCCTGAGCTGCCTGCACTTCATCCGCACGGCGTTGCTCGACAAGGACGCGCCGTTCAATGCACGTTGA
- a CDS encoding LysR family transcriptional regulator — MDTLQNMRVFVRVVEAGSFTAAAQSLNSTTGAMSRAVSELEAHLRTRLLNRSTRRLALTTAGERYLERCQQILADVDTAEEEASCAHERPSGALRMHSFVSIGQHYVLPAISRYRALYSAVTVELTLSQRMPDLFEGSADVAVIGASTLPDSDLVSLPLGTTFSIMCASPAYVRAHGAPQQPADLAHHECLILHTPAFPPHDWVLDGPNGSEMMEVNGPVHVNIAESLIVAIREGMGIGMLPLYAAISGLRDGTLVRVLPEYTAQKMNIYALYPSRKFIDAKTRTWVEFLRTHLPKVIARDEALLTEVGDARVGDGVVPAGSSGGGDIATR, encoded by the coding sequence ATGGATACGTTACAAAATATGCGAGTGTTCGTGCGCGTGGTCGAAGCCGGTAGTTTTACCGCCGCCGCGCAGTCGCTCAATTCAACGACTGGCGCAATGTCCCGCGCGGTCTCGGAACTCGAAGCTCATCTGCGGACTCGGTTGCTCAACCGTTCAACGCGACGGCTCGCGCTCACCACCGCTGGCGAGCGTTATCTGGAGCGATGTCAGCAGATACTTGCAGATGTCGACACCGCAGAAGAAGAAGCCAGTTGCGCGCACGAGCGCCCGAGCGGCGCTTTGCGGATGCACAGCTTTGTCAGCATCGGCCAGCATTACGTGCTGCCGGCCATCTCGCGCTATCGCGCGCTGTATTCGGCGGTAACTGTCGAACTGACGTTGTCGCAGCGTATGCCCGATCTTTTCGAGGGTAGCGCGGACGTCGCAGTGATCGGCGCCTCCACTTTGCCTGATTCGGATCTCGTGTCGCTTCCGCTGGGGACCACTTTTAGCATCATGTGCGCGTCACCGGCGTATGTGCGCGCGCACGGCGCGCCGCAGCAGCCCGCCGATCTGGCGCACCACGAGTGTTTGATCCTGCACACGCCAGCGTTTCCCCCGCACGATTGGGTGCTAGACGGGCCAAATGGCAGTGAAATGATGGAGGTAAATGGACCGGTGCACGTGAACATCGCCGAGTCGCTGATTGTGGCGATTCGCGAAGGGATGGGCATTGGCATGCTGCCACTGTACGCGGCCATTTCCGGATTGCGCGATGGCACGTTGGTGCGCGTGTTGCCGGAATATACCGCGCAGAAGATGAATATTTACGCGCTGTATCCGTCGCGTAAGTTCATCGATGCGAAGACGCGGACCTGGGTCGAATTCCTGCGGACGCATCTTCCGAAAGTCATTGCGCGCGATGAGGCGCTGCTCACGGAAGTCGGCGATGCGCGGGTTGGCGATGGCGTGGTGCCTGCTGGCTCGAGTGGAGGCGGGGATATTGCGACGCGGTAA
- a CDS encoding phosphonate degradation HD-domain oxygenase has product MALNVKDIRSLFEQYGKLAYSGEPVTQLEHALQSGLLAEQAGADEELVAAAFLHDLGHLLNLQGETPTERGIDDLHQYFALPFLRPVLSDAVLEPIRLHVDAKRCLCAIDEAYFGQLSADSVRSLELQGGIFSKEEAEAFLQKPYAEDALRLRRWDDLAKEENRTTPDIDHYLDVVERVMLKHAAV; this is encoded by the coding sequence GTGGCATTGAATGTGAAGGATATCCGTTCGCTGTTCGAGCAATACGGCAAGCTGGCTTATAGCGGCGAGCCGGTGACGCAACTCGAACATGCGTTGCAGAGCGGCTTATTGGCGGAACAGGCCGGCGCCGACGAGGAACTGGTTGCTGCGGCGTTTCTGCACGACCTCGGGCACCTGCTCAATCTGCAAGGTGAGACGCCGACGGAGCGCGGCATCGACGATCTGCATCAGTACTTCGCGCTGCCGTTTCTGCGGCCGGTTTTGTCGGACGCGGTATTGGAGCCGATCCGTTTGCACGTCGACGCCAAGCGCTGCCTGTGCGCGATCGACGAGGCGTATTTCGGCCAGCTTTCCGCCGATTCGGTGCGGAGTCTGGAATTGCAGGGTGGCATTTTCAGCAAGGAGGAGGCCGAGGCGTTCCTGCAGAAGCCCTACGCGGAAGACGCATTGCGTCTGCGCAGATGGGACGATCTCGCCAAGGAAGAGAACCGCACGACGCCGGATATCGATCACTATTTGGATGTTGTCGAACGGGTGATGCTTAAGCACGCGGCTGTTTGA
- the phnY gene encoding phosphonoacetaldehyde dehydrogenase — translation MNAVLRDHPAFRAEALRLKGERVTRSRTLDVFDPYTGTRVGTVPLASVDDVRAAFEYAAAYQVQLTRYERSQILERAAALMRERTEEASDLISLESGLSKQDSRYEIGRVADVFKFASIEALRDDGQSFSCDLTPHGKKRRVFSQREPLAGVIVAITPFNHPMNQVAHKIAPAVATNNRVVLKPSEKVPLSALYLADVLYEAGLPAPMLQVLTGDPREIADELITHPLAELVTFTGGVAIGKYIAGKAAYRRVVLELGGNDPLIVLDDADLERAATLAVQGSYKNSGQRCTAVKRMLVQKSIAADFTDLVVEKTRAWSFGDPFDASNQMGTVIDVAAAQLFEARVNEAVASGARLRIGNQREGALYAPTVLDGVDPSMTLVREETFGPVSPIITFDTLDDAIRISNGTPFGLSSGVCTNRQDAITRFINELRVGTVNVWEVPGYRLELTPFGGIKDSGLGYKEGVQEAMKSFTNLKTFSLPWE, via the coding sequence ATGAACGCCGTGCTGCGGGACCATCCGGCTTTTCGGGCGGAAGCGCTGCGGCTCAAAGGCGAGCGCGTGACACGCTCGCGCACGCTCGATGTGTTCGATCCTTATACGGGAACGCGCGTGGGCACGGTCCCGCTGGCGAGCGTCGACGACGTGCGCGCTGCGTTCGAGTATGCGGCGGCCTATCAGGTGCAGCTCACGCGTTATGAACGCTCGCAGATTCTGGAGCGCGCGGCGGCGCTCATGCGCGAGCGGACCGAAGAGGCGTCGGACCTGATTTCGCTTGAATCCGGTTTGTCGAAGCAGGACTCGCGTTATGAGATTGGCCGCGTGGCCGATGTATTCAAGTTCGCGTCGATCGAAGCGTTGCGTGACGACGGGCAGAGCTTCTCCTGCGATCTGACGCCGCATGGCAAGAAACGGCGCGTGTTTTCGCAGCGCGAACCGCTGGCGGGCGTGATCGTCGCGATTACGCCGTTCAACCATCCGATGAACCAGGTCGCGCACAAGATCGCGCCGGCCGTGGCGACGAACAATCGGGTGGTGCTGAAGCCTTCGGAAAAGGTGCCGCTCTCTGCGCTATATCTCGCCGACGTTCTGTACGAAGCCGGCTTGCCCGCGCCGATGCTACAGGTGCTGACCGGCGATCCGCGCGAAATCGCCGATGAGTTGATCACGCATCCATTGGCGGAACTCGTCACGTTCACGGGCGGCGTGGCGATCGGCAAATACATCGCGGGCAAGGCGGCGTACCGGCGCGTCGTGCTGGAACTGGGCGGCAACGATCCGCTGATCGTGCTCGACGACGCCGATCTCGAACGCGCGGCGACGCTCGCCGTGCAGGGCTCGTATAAGAACTCCGGGCAGCGCTGTACCGCGGTCAAGCGGATGCTCGTGCAAAAGAGCATCGCCGCGGATTTCACCGATCTGGTCGTCGAGAAGACGCGCGCATGGTCGTTCGGCGATCCGTTCGATGCATCGAATCAGATGGGCACTGTGATCGACGTCGCCGCGGCGCAGCTTTTCGAAGCGCGCGTGAATGAAGCGGTGGCGAGCGGGGCGCGTCTGCGCATTGGCAATCAGCGCGAGGGCGCGTTGTATGCGCCGACGGTGCTGGACGGCGTCGATCCGTCGATGACGCTGGTGCGCGAGGAAACCTTTGGACCGGTGTCGCCGATCATCACCTTCGACACGCTCGACGACGCCATCCGCATCAGCAATGGCACGCCGTTCGGGTTGTCGTCGGGTGTGTGCACGAACCGGCAGGATGCGATCACGCGCTTCATCAACGAATTGCGCGTGGGGACGGTCAACGTGTGGGAAGTGCCCGGCTACCGGCTCGAGTTGACGCCGTTCGGCGGCATCAAGGACTCGGGGCTTGGCTATAAGGAAGGTGTTCAGGAAGCGATGAAAAGCTTCACCAATCTGAAGACCTTTTCATTACCGTGGGAGTAA
- the phnA gene encoding phosphonoacetate hydrolase, which translates to MANTSERTIEVNGRSYRLPSQPTVVVCVDGCEFDYLEAAVAAGVAPFIGKMLKGGSAFKGDCVIPSFTNPNNLSIVCGVPPSVHGICGNYFWDPDANGGEGAEVMMNDPAYLRAGTLLAAAAEAGAAVAVVTAKDKLRRLLGWQLKGICFSAEKADKVSLEENGIGDVLDLVGLPVPDVYSAGLSEFVFAAGVRLAQTRQLDLMYLSTTDYIQHKWAPGTEGANAFYAMMDGYLAKLDALGWVIGLTADHGMNAKHDPQTGEPNVIYLQDVLDDWLGAGRARVILPITDPYVVHHGALGSFATIYLPRDVSVAQVIERIGGLQGIDTVLDNRAACERFELPNDRVGDIVVVSTKHVVLGTRRAEHDLSGLTVPLRSHGGISEQEVPLLFNRRVDALPSSRGDGGKRLRNFDIFDIALNRVSSS; encoded by the coding sequence ATGGCGAATACAAGTGAACGTACGATCGAAGTCAACGGCCGCAGCTACCGGCTGCCCTCGCAACCGACGGTGGTGGTGTGCGTCGACGGCTGCGAATTCGATTATCTCGAAGCGGCGGTCGCGGCGGGCGTCGCGCCGTTCATCGGCAAGATGCTCAAGGGCGGCAGCGCTTTCAAGGGCGACTGCGTGATCCCGTCGTTCACCAACCCGAACAATCTGTCGATTGTGTGCGGCGTGCCGCCTTCGGTGCACGGCATCTGCGGCAATTACTTCTGGGATCCGGACGCGAACGGTGGCGAAGGCGCGGAAGTGATGATGAACGACCCCGCGTATCTGCGCGCGGGCACCTTGCTCGCCGCTGCCGCCGAAGCCGGCGCCGCGGTCGCCGTGGTCACCGCGAAAGACAAGTTGCGCCGGCTGCTCGGCTGGCAGTTGAAGGGCATCTGCTTCTCGGCGGAGAAAGCCGACAAGGTGTCGCTCGAAGAAAACGGTATCGGCGACGTGCTCGATCTGGTCGGCTTGCCGGTGCCCGATGTGTATAGCGCGGGGCTGTCCGAATTCGTGTTCGCCGCCGGCGTGCGGCTCGCGCAAACGCGCCAACTCGACCTGATGTATCTGTCGACGACCGACTACATCCAGCACAAGTGGGCGCCGGGCACCGAGGGCGCGAACGCGTTCTACGCGATGATGGACGGCTACCTCGCGAAGCTCGATGCGCTCGGCTGGGTGATCGGCCTGACCGCCGACCACGGCATGAACGCGAAGCACGATCCGCAGACCGGCGAGCCGAACGTGATCTATCTGCAGGACGTGCTGGACGACTGGCTCGGCGCCGGCCGCGCGCGCGTCATTCTGCCGATCACGGATCCTTATGTGGTGCATCACGGCGCGCTCGGCTCGTTCGCGACGATTTATCTGCCGCGCGATGTCAGTGTCGCGCAGGTGATCGAGCGGATCGGCGGCTTGCAGGGAATCGATACCGTGCTCGACAATCGGGCGGCGTGCGAGCGCTTCGAACTGCCGAACGACCGCGTCGGCGATATCGTCGTGGTCAGCACGAAGCATGTCGTGCTCGGCACGCGGCGCGCTGAACACGATCTGTCCGGGCTCACGGTGCCGCTGCGCTCGCATGGCGGGATTTCCGAGCAGGAAGTTCCGCTGCTGTTCAATCGGCGTGTCGATGCGTTGCCGTCCAGTCGTGGTGATGGCGGCAAGAGGCTGCGCAACTTCGATATCTTCGACATCGCCCTGAATCGCGTGTCGTCATCATGA